One region of Thiorhodovibrio frisius genomic DNA includes:
- the leuB gene encoding 3-isopropylmalate dehydrogenase — protein sequence MSKTILILPGDGIGPEIIAEAVKVLECLRDDFGLAIEMQQALVGGCAYDATGSPLPEETLNQAKAADAVLLGAVGGAKWEPLPIAVRPEKGLLGLRAGLGLFANLRPAILYPQLAAASTLKPDVVAGLDLMIIRELTGGIYFGQPRGVETLDSGERRGFNTLVYSESEIERICRVAFDIAMKRNKRVCSVDKANVLEATELWREVATQVGQDYPEVELSHMYVDNAAMQLVRAPKQFDVMVTTNMFGDILSDCAAMLTGSIGMLPSAALNESGQGMYEPIHGSAPDIAGKGVANPLATILSVAMMLRYSLAAPEQAERIEKAVEKVLDQGLRSADLASPGATTVGTAAMGDAVVAALREAR from the coding sequence TTGTCCAAGACCATTTTGATTTTGCCGGGTGATGGCATTGGCCCGGAAATCATCGCCGAAGCGGTGAAAGTGCTCGAATGCCTGCGCGATGACTTCGGCCTCGCCATCGAGATGCAGCAGGCCCTGGTTGGTGGCTGTGCCTATGATGCCACCGGCTCGCCGTTACCCGAGGAGACGCTGAACCAGGCCAAGGCCGCGGATGCTGTGCTACTCGGTGCTGTCGGTGGCGCTAAATGGGAGCCGTTGCCGATTGCCGTGCGCCCGGAAAAGGGTCTGCTTGGCCTGCGCGCGGGTCTGGGGCTGTTCGCCAATCTGCGCCCAGCCATCTTGTATCCGCAGCTCGCCGCTGCCTCCACGCTCAAGCCCGATGTTGTCGCCGGGCTGGACCTGATGATTATCCGCGAGCTGACCGGTGGCATCTATTTCGGCCAGCCGCGCGGGGTCGAGACCCTGGACTCTGGCGAGCGCCGTGGATTCAATACCCTGGTCTATAGCGAGTCTGAGATCGAGCGCATCTGCCGCGTTGCCTTCGATATCGCGATGAAGCGCAACAAGCGCGTCTGCTCGGTCGACAAGGCCAATGTGCTGGAAGCCACCGAGTTGTGGCGCGAGGTGGCCACCCAAGTCGGCCAGGATTACCCCGAGGTCGAGCTGAGCCACATGTACGTCGACAACGCCGCCATGCAACTGGTGCGCGCGCCCAAGCAGTTCGACGTGATGGTCACCACCAATATGTTCGGCGACATCCTGTCCGACTGCGCGGCCATGCTGACCGGCTCCATCGGCATGCTGCCCTCGGCGGCGCTGAACGAGAGCGGGCAGGGGATGTATGAACCCATCCATGGCTCCGCGCCCGACATCGCCGGCAAGGGCGTTGCCAATCCGCTCGCCACCATCCTGTCGGTGGCCATGATGCTGCGCTATTCGCTCGCCGCACCCGAACAGGCAGAGCGTATTGAAAAGGCCGTTGAGAAGGTCCTGGATCAAGGCCTGCGCAGTGCTGATTTGGCCTCGCCCGGCGCCACCACGGTCGGCACCGCCGCGATGGGCGATGCCGTCGTGGCCGCGCTGCGCGAGGCGCGCTAA
- a CDS encoding Uma2 family endonuclease has protein sequence MLAAEERLISVEEYLDGECVSEVKHEYVAGQVFAMTGASEAHNRVAGNLFFHLRNATRGKACGLFINDMKVSVPAQEAYYYPDVMLSCEGYDSQATVKSAPCLIAEVLSASTQHIDRREKLLGYRQLESLRHYLIIAQDRLLVEHWRRDASATSSGGWVHQRLNAPDARILIDCPPVSCELRLADLYEDVRLPDMPDSTPA, from the coding sequence ATGCTGGCAGCGGAAGAGCGTCTAATTAGCGTGGAGGAGTACTTAGACGGAGAATGCGTCAGCGAGGTGAAACACGAGTATGTCGCTGGCCAGGTCTTCGCGATGACCGGCGCGAGCGAGGCACATAATCGGGTGGCGGGAAATTTGTTTTTTCACCTCCGCAACGCGACACGCGGCAAAGCATGCGGGCTTTTCATCAACGACATGAAGGTCTCGGTACCGGCGCAAGAGGCTTATTACTATCCGGATGTGATGCTGAGCTGCGAGGGCTATGACTCCCAAGCGACTGTGAAATCAGCTCCTTGCTTGATTGCCGAGGTGCTGTCTGCGAGTACGCAACACATCGACAGACGGGAAAAATTGCTTGGTTACCGTCAGCTTGAGTCGTTGCGCCATTATTTGATCATTGCTCAGGATCGCCTGCTGGTGGAACACTGGCGGCGGGATGCCTCAGCCACATCGAGTGGCGGTTGGGTGCATCAGCGCCTGAACGCCCCGGATGCGCGAATCCTAATCGACTGCCCGCCGGTAAGCTGCGAGCTGCGGCTCGCCGATCTCTATGAAGATGTCCGGCTCCCGGACATGCCCGACTCGACCCCGGCCTGA
- the leuD gene encoding 3-isopropylmalate dehydratase small subunit, whose amino-acid sequence MQPFENFSSVVVPLDRANVDTDAIIPKQFLKSIQRTGFGPYLFDEWRYLDHGEPGMDCTNRPINPDFVLNDPRYQGAKILLARRNFGCGSSREHAPWALADYGFRVLIAPSFADIFHQNATKNGILPVVLDEALIDELFTLASGDAPLTIDVDLHNLKLSPDGRAHIEIDIDPHHHHCLIHGLDDIGLTLEHADAIAAYEQRRATEAPWLFA is encoded by the coding sequence ATGCAGCCTTTTGAGAATTTCAGCAGCGTCGTGGTGCCGCTCGACCGGGCCAATGTCGATACCGATGCCATCATCCCCAAACAGTTCCTGAAGTCTATTCAGCGCACCGGCTTCGGCCCCTATCTGTTCGATGAATGGCGCTATCTTGATCACGGTGAGCCAGGAATGGACTGCACCAACCGGCCTATCAATCCGGACTTCGTGTTGAATGATCCGCGCTATCAGGGCGCAAAAATCCTGCTTGCACGCCGTAACTTCGGCTGCGGTTCCTCGCGTGAGCACGCCCCTTGGGCGCTGGCTGATTATGGCTTTCGGGTGCTGATCGCGCCGAGCTTTGCCGACATCTTTCATCAAAATGCGACCAAAAACGGCATCCTGCCGGTGGTGCTCGACGAGGCGCTGATTGATGAACTCTTCACCCTGGCCAGTGGTGATGCACCTTTGACCATCGATGTCGATCTGCACAACCTCAAGCTCAGCCCAGATGGTCGCGCGCACATCGAAATCGACATCGACCCCCACCATCACCACTGCCTGATCCACGGCCTGGACGACATCGGCCTGACGCTGGAACATGCCGATGCCATCGCCGCCTATGAACAACGCCGCGCCACCGAGGCGCCCTGGCTATTCGCCTGA
- the leuC gene encoding 3-isopropylmalate dehydratase large subunit, whose product MSPRTLYDKIWDAHLVRVDDSVASASESSNATALLYIDRQLVHEVTSPQAFEGLRLAGRKPRRPEANLAVPDHNVPTLDRHLGIVDPVSRIQVETLINNCHEFGIPLFDMADKRQGVVHVIGPEQGFTQPGMTIVCGDSHTSTHGAFGALSFGVGTSEVEHVLATQCLTQKKSKSMLVRVDGVLGAGVTAKDIVLAVIGEIGTAGGTGHVIEYAGDAIEALSMEGRMTVCNMAIEAGARAGLIGIDQKTVDYLRGRPMAPQGAAFEQAAAYWLSLNSDPGAEYDRVVHLDAASIRPQVTWGTSPEMVVPVDATVPDPAEIADPVKAGSYRHALAYMGLEPGAAISDIALDKVFIGSCTNGRIEDLRAAAEVAKGKRVAASVKQALVVPGSGLVKEQAEAEGLDRIFIDAGFEWREPGCSMCLAMNADRLEPGERCASTSNRNFEGRQGPGGRTHLVSPAMAAAAAVHGHFVDVREV is encoded by the coding sequence ATGAGTCCGAGGACGCTCTACGACAAGATTTGGGACGCGCATCTGGTGCGCGTCGATGACTCGGTGGCATCGGCTTCCGAGTCATCAAATGCCACGGCGCTTTTATACATCGACCGGCAGTTGGTGCATGAAGTCACCTCGCCGCAGGCCTTTGAAGGGCTGCGCCTGGCTGGCCGGAAACCGCGCCGGCCCGAGGCCAATCTGGCGGTGCCGGATCACAATGTGCCAACGCTTGATCGGCACCTCGGCATTGTCGATCCGGTCTCGCGCATTCAGGTCGAGACGCTGATCAACAACTGCCACGAGTTCGGTATCCCGCTGTTCGACATGGCGGACAAGCGCCAGGGCGTCGTGCATGTGATCGGCCCCGAGCAGGGCTTCACCCAGCCCGGCATGACCATTGTTTGCGGCGATAGCCACACCTCTACCCATGGCGCTTTCGGTGCGCTGTCCTTTGGCGTCGGCACTTCGGAGGTCGAGCATGTGCTGGCCACCCAGTGCCTGACGCAGAAAAAATCCAAGTCCATGCTGGTTCGCGTCGATGGGGTGCTGGGTGCCGGCGTGACGGCCAAGGACATCGTGCTGGCCGTCATCGGCGAGATTGGCACTGCCGGGGGCACCGGTCATGTGATCGAATACGCCGGCGATGCCATCGAAGCGCTCAGCATGGAAGGGCGGATGACGGTCTGCAACATGGCGATCGAGGCCGGCGCGCGTGCGGGACTCATTGGCATTGATCAGAAAACCGTCGATTACCTGCGCGGACGGCCCATGGCGCCCCAGGGCGCGGCATTCGAGCAGGCGGCGGCCTACTGGCTAAGCCTGAATTCCGATCCCGGTGCCGAGTATGACCGGGTGGTGCATCTGGACGCTGCCAGCATCCGCCCGCAGGTCACCTGGGGCACCTCGCCCGAGATGGTGGTGCCGGTGGACGCGACAGTGCCTGATCCGGCCGAGATCGCCGATCCGGTCAAGGCTGGCAGTTATCGCCATGCGCTCGCCTACATGGGCCTTGAACCGGGCGCGGCGATCAGCGACATTGCTTTGGATAAGGTCTTCATCGGTTCCTGCACCAATGGTCGCATCGAGGATCTGCGCGCCGCAGCCGAGGTCGCCAAAGGCAAACGGGTGGCGGCTTCTGTCAAGCAAGCGCTGGTGGTGCCAGGCTCCGGGCTGGTTAAGGAGCAGGCGGAGGCCGAGGGGCTGGATCGAATTTTCATCGACGCTGGCTTTGAATGGCGCGAGCCGGGCTGCTCCATGTGCCTGGCGATGAATGCCGACCGCCTGGAGCCAGGCGAGCGCTGCGCATCCACCAGTAACCGCAACTTTGAGGGCCGGCAAGGGCCGGGCGGTCGCACCCATCTGGTCAGTCCGGCCATGGCGGCAGCGGCGGCCGTTCATGGTCATTTTGTCGACGTGCGGGAGGTCTAA